Proteins encoded in a region of the Vibrio sp. CB1-14 genome:
- the oxyR gene encoding DNA-binding transcriptional regulator OxyR, whose translation MNIRDFEYLVALAEHKHFRKAAEACFVSQPTLSGQIRKLEDEIGTSLLERSSRRVLFTDAGLQLVEQAKRILKEVKTFREMAAGQSGEMMGPMHIGFIPTVGPYLLPRIVPKLKESFPDLELFLHEAQTHQLVRQLEEGKLDCLVLASVPETAPFKEIEVFNEPMSIAVPCDHAWAKRDEIEMDELKGQTVLSLGDGHCLRDQALGFCFAAGATDDERFKATSLETLRNMVAAGAGITLLPELSLPKEKEKDGVCYVTAVNPTPSRSIVLAYRPGSPLRARFEKLAESISSYLG comes from the coding sequence ATGAACATTCGTGATTTTGAATACCTAGTGGCCCTGGCTGAGCACAAGCACTTCCGCAAAGCTGCAGAAGCCTGTTTTGTTAGTCAGCCGACACTAAGTGGTCAGATCCGCAAATTGGAAGATGAGATTGGTACCTCATTGTTAGAGCGCAGTAGTCGCCGAGTGTTATTTACGGATGCCGGTTTGCAGTTGGTTGAGCAAGCAAAGCGTATCCTTAAGGAAGTAAAGACGTTTCGTGAGATGGCTGCGGGGCAAAGTGGTGAGATGATGGGGCCGATGCATATTGGCTTTATTCCCACGGTGGGTCCATATCTACTCCCTCGCATAGTACCAAAGCTGAAAGAGTCATTTCCCGACCTTGAACTTTTCTTGCATGAGGCTCAAACACATCAATTGGTTAGACAGTTGGAAGAAGGTAAGCTCGATTGTTTAGTGCTGGCGTCAGTCCCAGAAACTGCACCATTTAAAGAGATTGAAGTCTTTAATGAGCCAATGAGTATTGCTGTGCCATGCGATCACGCTTGGGCAAAACGCGATGAGATAGAGATGGATGAGCTGAAAGGGCAAACGGTGCTGTCACTCGGTGACGGGCACTGCCTGCGAGACCAAGCTCTTGGTTTCTGTTTTGCAGCTGGCGCAACTGATGATGAACGATTCAAGGCAACCAGCTTAGAAACGTTGCGTAACATGGTCGCGGCGGGGGCAGGCATTACTTTGCTGCCTGAATTGTCTCTGCCTAAAGAGAAGGAAAAGGATGGCGTGTGTTACGTGACTGCTGTTAATCCGACGCCTTCTCGCAGTATTGTACTGGCCTATCGACCTGGCTCGCCGCTGCGCGCGCGTTTTGAGAAGTTGGCGGAATCGATTAGTAGTTATCTTGGTTGA
- a CDS encoding penicillin-binding protein 1A → MKFIKRLLVLAFICILLGVGTIFGFYYYVKPELPDVATLKDVQLQTPMQVFSQDGKLIAQFGEKRRIPVSYDEIPQELIEALIATEDSRYYDHFGFDPIGITRAAVAVIASGSASQGASTITQQLARNFFLSNEKKIMRKVKEIFIAVHIEQLLSKQEIMELYVNKIFLGYRSYGFGAAAQAYFGRNLDELTLSEIAVLAGLPKAPSTMNPIYSVERATQRRNVVLSRMLSEKYITQAEFDEARAEPIISQYHGAEIELSAPYVAEIARAWMVSRYGEEAYESGMRITTTIDSKLQKAGHIAAIKNLLNYDERHGYRGAEKVLWKAGQTAMTGEEIAKHLRRQPTYGELRPAVVTKVADKSATVYVKSYGEQTISWENMNWARKFRTDDRQGAAPKAPSDIVAVGEQVWVRAADLDITPDVSPEEKEAQTEDDQVPEPMAITWRLSQVPNANTAFVAINPENGAVLSLVGGFNFVHSKFNRATQSVRQVGSSIKPFIYAAALDKDMTLASLVNDAPINKWDKSAGTAWRPKNSPPTYTGPTRLRIGLAQSKNVMAVRVLREVGLDETRDYLTRFGFDKSKLPRSETIALGAGSLTPVQMAQGFSVFANGGYYVEPFYISKVEDPFGKVEFEANPKVVCHQNCPDMQAPEFAKAATEGAAPSIEEATNASEIEPLDIAQFNEEDLTETDEPRYAPKVISEQTAFLTREMLYSNVWGGGNWREGTGWNGTGWRAQKLKRRDVGGKTGTTNDSKDAWYNGYGPGIVATAWVGFDDHQRKLGRTTANANLGKDQITGAEAGAKTAQPAWVGFMGMALEGHDVVGKQVPNDITRVRIDRDSGLLTNKTDGSTMFEYFKIGTEPTEYVQESLTDTLYSSDESGGESLF, encoded by the coding sequence GTGAAGTTCATAAAGAGACTGTTGGTTCTTGCATTCATTTGCATACTCCTTGGAGTCGGTACAATTTTTGGGTTTTACTACTACGTAAAACCTGAGCTACCTGATGTCGCCACTCTTAAAGACGTCCAACTACAAACACCGATGCAGGTGTTCAGCCAAGATGGGAAGCTGATCGCACAATTCGGCGAAAAACGCAGAATTCCAGTATCTTACGATGAGATCCCACAAGAACTTATCGAAGCTCTCATTGCGACAGAAGATAGCCGCTATTACGACCACTTTGGTTTTGACCCAATCGGTATTACCCGTGCGGCAGTGGCCGTTATCGCGTCCGGTAGTGCTTCACAAGGTGCAAGTACCATCACCCAGCAGCTAGCTCGTAACTTCTTCTTGTCGAACGAGAAGAAAATCATGCGTAAGGTGAAAGAGATTTTCATCGCCGTACACATCGAGCAACTTCTTAGCAAACAAGAAATCATGGAGCTCTACGTTAACAAAATCTTCTTGGGCTACCGCTCATACGGTTTTGGCGCCGCAGCACAGGCGTACTTCGGTCGTAACCTTGATGAACTTACTTTGAGTGAGATTGCGGTATTGGCCGGTCTTCCTAAAGCGCCATCGACCATGAACCCTATCTACTCTGTTGAACGTGCGACCCAGCGTCGTAATGTCGTGCTTTCACGCATGTTGTCTGAAAAATACATCACTCAAGCTGAATTTGATGAAGCGCGTGCGGAGCCAATTATCTCTCAATACCATGGCGCTGAGATCGAGCTAAGCGCTCCATATGTCGCAGAGATTGCTCGCGCTTGGATGGTGAGCCGCTACGGTGAAGAAGCGTACGAATCAGGCATGCGAATCACCACCACGATTGACTCGAAACTGCAAAAAGCAGGTCACATCGCGGCAATTAAAAACCTTCTAAACTACGACGAGCGACACGGTTACCGCGGCGCTGAAAAAGTGCTGTGGAAAGCAGGTCAAACCGCAATGACTGGCGAAGAGATTGCCAAGCACCTTCGTCGCCAGCCAACCTATGGTGAGCTTCGTCCTGCGGTGGTCACTAAAGTGGCCGATAAATCCGCTACGGTTTATGTAAAAAGCTATGGTGAACAAACTATCAGCTGGGAAAACATGAACTGGGCACGTAAGTTCCGTACCGATGATCGTCAAGGTGCAGCACCAAAAGCACCGAGCGATATCGTGGCCGTGGGTGAACAAGTTTGGGTTCGCGCCGCGGATCTCGATATCACTCCAGATGTGTCTCCTGAAGAAAAAGAAGCGCAAACGGAAGATGACCAAGTACCTGAGCCAATGGCTATCACGTGGCGTCTAAGCCAAGTGCCTAATGCCAATACGGCGTTTGTTGCTATCAACCCAGAAAACGGCGCAGTGCTGTCTCTCGTGGGTGGTTTTAACTTCGTACACAGTAAGTTTAACCGCGCAACACAATCGGTACGACAAGTAGGTTCGAGCATTAAGCCGTTTATCTACGCTGCCGCACTGGATAAAGATATGACGCTGGCAAGTCTTGTGAACGATGCGCCTATCAATAAGTGGGATAAGAGTGCAGGCACCGCTTGGCGCCCTAAAAACTCGCCTCCAACTTACACAGGCCCAACACGTCTGCGTATCGGTCTAGCGCAATCAAAGAACGTTATGGCGGTTCGTGTACTGCGTGAAGTAGGTCTGGATGAGACTCGTGATTACCTAACTCGATTTGGTTTTGATAAGTCTAAGCTACCTCGCTCTGAGACGATTGCTCTTGGTGCTGGCAGTTTGACGCCCGTTCAAATGGCACAAGGCTTCTCTGTGTTCGCTAACGGTGGATACTATGTAGAACCATTCTACATCAGTAAAGTGGAAGACCCATTCGGCAAAGTTGAGTTTGAAGCAAACCCGAAAGTGGTGTGTCATCAGAACTGTCCGGATATGCAAGCTCCTGAGTTTGCCAAGGCAGCAACAGAAGGCGCAGCGCCGAGCATTGAAGAAGCAACCAATGCCTCTGAGATTGAGCCACTGGACATCGCGCAATTTAACGAAGAAGACCTAACGGAAACCGACGAGCCGCGCTATGCACCAAAAGTGATTTCAGAGCAAACCGCGTTCCTAACGCGTGAAATGCTCTACAGCAACGTTTGGGGCGGTGGTAACTGGCGTGAAGGCACTGGTTGGAACGGTACTGGTTGGCGCGCTCAAAAGCTTAAGCGCCGCGATGTGGGCGGAAAAACGGGCACCACAAACGACTCGAAAGACGCGTGGTATAACGGTTATGGTCCAGGTATCGTCGCAACCGCTTGGGTTGGTTTCGATGACCACCAAAGAAAGCTTGGCCGCACAACGGCAAACGCGAACTTAGGTAAGGATCAAATCACCGGTGCTGAGGCAGGTGCAAAAACGGCTCAACCTGCATGGGTGGGCTTTATGGGCATGGCGCTTGAAGGTCACGATGTAGTCGGCAAGCAGGTACCAAACGATATCACTCGCGTGCGTATCGACCGTGACTCGGGTCTTCTCACCAATAAGACCGATGGTTCGACCATGTTTGAATACTTCAAGATTGGGACTGAGCCGACTGAGTACGTACAGGAAAGTCTAACGGATACCTTGTACTCTAGTGATGAGTCTGGTGGTGAGAGTCTATTCTAA